From a single Pleurodeles waltl isolate 20211129_DDA chromosome 8, aPleWal1.hap1.20221129, whole genome shotgun sequence genomic region:
- the LOC138249453 gene encoding olfactory receptor 51G2-like codes for MMELANRTPSNFILIGIPGMEESQHWLAFPLCLLYIISLVGNCTILFIIRTERSLHTPMYCLLAMLALTDLGVALTTLPTVLSIFCFQAPEINIDACLVQMFFIHCLPEMESGVLLAMAFDRYMAICKPLRYTAILTNSVIANIGLVIFTRGICVVLPVPFLTTRFTYCKSHILSHSFCLHQDVIRLACADIRVNSIYGMVIVILTWGVDSVFILFSYIMILWAVLNIATKDGRFKAFNTCISHICAVFMFYIPLISISVVHRVGKHHSTLFPIMLANLYLLGPPVVNPVIYSIKTKQIRAWILRTFHRHRIRSEGHS; via the coding sequence ATGATGGAGTTGGCTAATCGAACTCCTTCAAACTTCATCCTGATCGGCATTCCTGGAATGGAAGAGAGCCAACATTGGTTGGCTTTTCCTTTGTGTTTGCTATACATCATCTCGCTCGTGGGGAATTGCACCatactcttcatcatcaggacagagcGCAGCCTCCACACACCTATGTACTGTCTGTTGGCCATGCTGGCActcactgaccttggtgtggcCCTGACCACACTTCCAACTGTCCTCAGCATCTTCTGCTTCCAAGCTCCAGAAATCAATATTGATGCCTGCTTAGTGCAAATGTTCttcatccactgtcttccagaaatGGAGTCAGGTGTGTTGCTAGCCATGGCCTTTGATCGATACATGGCCATATGTAAGCCTCTCAGATACACGGCAATTCTAACTAACTCAGTAATAGCAAACATCGGTCTTGTAATCTTTACTCGCGGCATCTGTGTAGTGTTGCCAGTTCCCTTCCTCACAACAAGATTTACCTACTGCAAATCACATATACTGTCACACTCATTTTGTTTACACCAGGATGTAATTCGGCTTGCATGTGCAGACATAAGAGTGAATAGCATCTACGGAATGGTCATTGTCATCCTTACCTGGGGTGTGGATTCTGTCttcattttattttcttatatAATGATCTTATGGGCTGTCCTGAATATTGCAACCAAAGATGGCCGGTTTAAGGCATTCAACACATGTATCTCCCATATCTGTGCTGTGTTTATGTTTTATATTCCTCTTATTAGTATATCAGTGGTCCACAGGGTTGGaaagcatcactctactctatttcCTATTATGTTGGCCAATCTGTACCTGTTGGGGCCACCTGTGGTAAACCCTGTTATATACAGTATCAAAACAAAACAGATCCGTGCATGGATACTGAGGACATTTCATAGACACAGAATACGCTCAGAGGGCCATTCCTAG